Genomic segment of Panicum virgatum strain AP13 chromosome 2K, P.virgatum_v5, whole genome shotgun sequence:
ATATTGGAAAGAAGATACTAATAATACTCTAATATATATAAGACATTTTTTCTCAAATATAAGCATCAGCTCGCGACCTAAGTCCTTATTAATCCAAATAGCTAATTTACTATCAACCATTATGTTAGTACCTAACTTTTCACTACCGGTCAAATAATATACTACTAGAGAAACCAAAACCCAATATATAATACCCAGCAAAGTAAATCTCAACCCACGTAGCAGTTAAAAAACACATTAGAGATTACATCCGATTTTAGAAAATGGCTCCATacaaaccaagaaaaaaaaacttcaacGAACAATATGTCTTCCATCGTGATACTACAGCACGGGTCATGCGTGCGCGCCAACGGTGCGCCAATGTTCTAGTTTGAAACGAGAAACGATGCAACGTCCTAACGGCTCagggccaaaaaaaaaaaaaaatcgcgcAATGCTGTAATGGGCATGGTCGTTTATCCTGGAAAACAATGCAGCACACAAAAGCTTACAAAGGAAGGAACTGCAAATGCAATGGGATGCGCATGTGAAAAGTACCAAGGAAGGAACTGCAACACATAGGCCATGTTTAGTCCCCAAAAAATTTAACAGTTtttgtcacatcaaatctttagatacatgtatggagtattaaatgtagttaaaaaatagctaattacacagtataactgtttcatatgagatgaatcttttaagcataATGAGTCtatgattagacattaattgttaaataacaacgaaatatgctaaataccaaaactcaaacttttctcGAACTAAACACATCCATAGGTGTTCGGATTTGACACAGATTAGATGGACTAGATAAGAGTTTATTTGTAATACATAAATTAAGACTAATTatcgagatgaatttattaaatcTCTATTTATGTAATCaattttgtaattaatttatatttaatactttaactCTTAAATTAGTGTCAAATACTGAAAGAGTATAGTTCCTGAGCGATAATATAAAGGCAGGCTTTACGGTATGGATGGCAACGGGCGCATTACCCGCGGGTAAGGAATGTACAGACCCGCACCCGCAAGGCTACCCTCAAACCCGTACCCGCACCCGCCTAGCCTGGGGCCCTAGGGGGCGGACGAGCGGTGCAGGCTTGGagggcgggctggcggcggtggcggcatggAGGGTGGCCGGATGCCGAagagcgggccggcggcggcggcagcttggAGGAGCTCGAGACGAGGGCGGACCGAGCGACCGGAGGCGGAGACGGGGGTCGAAGACGCGGAGTCGCGGACCGCCGGAGAGCCGGAGACGGTGGTCGAGCGGTCGGGGACTCGGGGCCTCGGGGAACGAGGGAGATGCGGACGGGGTTGAATCGGGGTCGCGTCGTCGGGCAGCTGGCGGCGGCCACGTGGGGAGGGccagaggggcggcggcagtTGGGAGGaccggaggggcggcggcggggagggccagaggggcggcggcagtTGGGAGGAccgaaggggcggcggcggcgggaaggactggaggggcagcggcggggggcagatcggggggggggggacggcgCGGGGGGTGGGGGCGGGGCCTGGGAGGTGCCTGGAAGCGTGGGAGAGGAGTGAAATGGAAGCAACCCTAGAAAACTTGATGCTTCCCCATTATGCATTTAATACACAAGGTCCACATGTCAGGGACCTGAAGCGGGTTCGCGGGTTCACGGGCACGGGTAAGACAATTCTGTGCCCGCCATATTTGTACCCGCGGGTACAAATTGAAACCCATACCCGTACTCGTGGGTGTAAATTGAAACCCGTATCCTCGCCCTAGCGGGTTTTTACCCGCGGGCACGCGGGTAAATTGTGCCCGTTGCCATCCATACTTTACGGGGCATTGATGACACATtgaggggttgtttggttccagggattttttttaagtctctggaactttttagtatttagaagtattaaataaatgttaattataaaattaactgcagaatcctggggctaaactgcgagacgaatctaatgaggtatcttaatctatgattagcgaatggttactgtagcatcactttagcaaattatgaattaattaggctcattagattcgtctcgcgaaaaaacactcagctgtcaaaaaatatttataaacaaattttatttaatactataaaatataaaatagtaagattctttttaatGTAACAGGTACTTTTggaaaaagtcctggagccaaacaagGCCTGATAGCTCAGAGGCCCCAAAAGCCCCCTGCGCGCGGGTTCGTCAGGAAGGGCCGAAGGGGCTGAGGAGGgacagggagagaggaggagagccaggagcggcgcggcggcggaatggcggcgccgccgaaggCCTGGAAGGCGGAGTACGCCAAGTCCGGGCGTGCCTCGTGCAAGTCGTGCCGGTCCCCCATCGCCAAGGaccagctccgcctcggcaaGATGGTGCAGGCGACCCAGTTCGACGGCTTCATGCCCGTGCGTAACCCCTCCCGCCCGCGCGGCCCGTCTCTCCCTCCCCACGCTCTTCGCCGCCAATCGGTGTTGGTAGATTGGGGCGAGCCTTCGTTGGATCTTCGAGGGGTTCGGGAGGGTAGGGTTTAGGCTTGGCGTTCGCGGCGGTTTCCGTGGGTTGGGTCCGGAATGCAGGCGGATTCGATTGGTGGTGGCGCGTTTGGGGGCGTTTGGGATGCGGAATCCGCGCGTCCGATGCGGGGTACGGGTCTATCTTGATCTGTGACTGACTCGTCCCTGTTCATGGTGGTCGTGACGCCTGATTTTTGGCGCATTTGATTGAACGCGGTTGCTTCTAGATTATAGAATGTGGTGCTCGAGGTGCATTCGGTTGATGCTCTATCAGTTTCTTGGATTAAGTTTCACATTGAGAATTTTTATGTATTTAGGTGGAAAATAAGGTGGCCTTGCATATATTCTGGTTATGCATGCCACGTTGCCACCTCCATTACATCATGTTCTTTAACAAGGATATAGTCTGATTGGCACTATCATTTTCCCTGATTTTAGAGGTATAGAATTGAATGTGCGCTGCTATGTCTTGGTGATGTTTTTGTAAACCGTGTCTATCTCTTTCTGGAACAAAGTGGAATTATTTTGCTTTTCTGTGATGGTAGAGTTGTATGATGCTCTATGCCTGTTTTCTCCTTTCCAGATGTGGAACCATGCCAAATGCATCTTCGGTAAGAAGAACCAGATAAAATCGTAAGTAACTGTGTCTCTTACTTGTCAAGTACTTCCTCTATTCCAAAATGTAGGGTGTTTTAGTTTTGTTTTAAGTCAAACTTCTCTAATGTCATGGTGGATTTTATAAAACTATTTTTAGCTAGTAAAGTTTGAATTAGGGCAAAACTAAGACGTCTTAtgttttgaaacggagggagtagatttTAGGCTTAACTCTCTGAAATTATTCACCTTTGTTTTATCTTTTGGGTATTCACCATCAACATTCTAACGTGATTCGTAATGTGCATTCAGTGCTGATGATGTTGAAGGAATAGATGCACTTCGATGGGATGATCAAGAGAAGATAAGGAACTATGTTGGAAGTGCCTCAGCTGCTACAAGTTCCACAGCTGCTGTTCCTGATAAATGTACCATTGATGTTGCTGCATCTGCTCGTACTTCATGCAGACGATGCAGTGAAAAGATTACAAAAGGAACGGTAAGTATATTATGATTAATGAATTTTTTTATGTCAACATTTTTTGGGAAGCATCACTGTATTGGATAACGCACATAATTGCTTTTGGGTTGATAAGATGATGCTAATTGtttcttttgttgtgttttCACAGTATGATTATGAACAAAATATTCCTTTCAGTGTATGTTACGTATAATTTATATGTAGACAGGAATTCCACATTTTAGACTTTTTTAATTGAAGGCAACCGCATACAATTTACTTCCTGTACACCTAGAGATGTGTGTGCATGGGATGGCATGGTTTTTCCTTAACTCCTGGAAGCGACGTCATGCTGTATTTTGTGCCAAAGCTTTTATTCTTCTGTTGTGCTGGAAAATAATGAAGAACTGTAAAGTAAAATCTTGTGAAGTCATCAACTTGCTCCCCTTTATTATCTAAAATGCCTACCAATATCTATGAGTTGTTGCTAAGGTGACCTGTGAAAAATAATGAAATTGATTTCGAAAATGTAGGAACTGATAGCAAAGTtaaatattttgaattttttctttatttatgtGGCCTTCACAATTGTGTGCTCCTAATGAGATGCTTGATCCTGCGATATATTCTTGTCGGAAAAGCATCCAATGGACAATGGTCCACTAATATCCTAATGAGATGCTTGATCCTGCGATATATTCTGGACGGAAAAGCATCCAATGGACAATGGTCCACTAATACTTAGCAACTTATGCTCTAAAACATGCTGTTTGTCTCAACTCAATTTACCAATAACAGTTCTATATGTTCGACTAGGTCCGTGTTTCAGCTAAGCTTGAAGGTCAACCTTCCAAGGGTTTACCATGGTATCATGTCAACTGTTTCTTTGAGTTGTCACCATCTGCATCTGTTGAGAAATTCTCGGGCTGGGATACTTTGTCAGACGAGGATAAAAGGACTGTGCTTGATCACGTTAAGAAAGATGTTGGCCATAATGGTAAGAAATCGTAGAGGTCTGCCCCACCTCCCTTTATTAGTTTCACTTAGTAATCTGACTTTGTCTATTTGGTCATCAAGAATCAATTAAGGGTTCCAAACGCAAGAAAGGTGAAAGTGATATGCAGAGCTGCAAAGTGCCCAAGTTAGATGGAAATACATCGAAAGGCGCAGTACAAAACAAAGGAAAACTTGTTGACCCAAGTGATTCCAATGCTAGTTCTGCTGATTTGCAACAAAAGCTTAAAGAGCAAAGTGACAAACTTTGGAAGTTAAAGGATGAACTTAAGAAGCATGTATCAACTGCTGAATTAAGGGATATGCTTGAAGCTAATGAGCAAGATACGTCTGGACCAGAGAGGCACCTATTGGACCGTTGGTAATTTGCATTCTGTTTCCTCATTTTTCAGTAACAAATTTGCTGGTAATAttctgttttttcttctttttttcttaaacAAAAAATACTGAACGGATCCTTGTCATAAGTGGACCTTAGTATTTCCAAAGTAAGTTACAATGATAAATGATGAATAGTACTTGTTAAGCAACATACCTCATGCAAAGCATCACATGAATCCTTGTATGGATCTCTTTTCCCATCAAGTTGCCCGATCCTTCCAAAGCATTTACTGCTCATACCACAATACAAGCTGTTGCCATCGCCATCAAAATTGTCCTGATATCGCGTGCTCCAATTCTGAAAACTGCTGCTGACTGCAGCACTGGTGGACAAAATGATGGACCACAGCAGACTCCTGGGCTAGTGCAGATAGGGTTGCCATGCTGCAATTGATATTTGCAGTATATATTGTTGGCTACGTGGACATTTCTGGAGCATTACTATGTTTCTTACAGTTTTCAGAGGCTTTGCTAGAACATTTTCATAGATCGCCCTATTTTGATAACTCTCTTTTGTTTACTGGCAGTGCCGATGGAATGCTATTTGGAGCATTGGGTCCTTGCCCAGTCTGTTCTAACGGCCTGTACTATTATAATGGTCAGTACCAATGCAGTGGTAATGTGTCAGAGTGGTCCAAGTGTACATACTCTACAACAGAACCTGTACGCATTAAGAAGAAGTGGCAAATTCCAGATGGAACAGATAATGATTATCTTACGACGGTATGCCTAATGAAACTTAATGCTTGTTTTTCGGCAGTTATTTTTTGACAAATAGGTATACCTTGCAGTGGTTCAAGTCTCAAAAGGTTAAGAAACCAGAGAGGGTTCTTCCACCAATGTCACCTGAGAAATCTGGAAGTAAAGCAACTCAGGGAGCACGTTTACTCTCTCCTGAAGGATTGGATAAATTAAGGTTTTCTATTGTAGGACAATCTAAAGAAGCGGTAGTAAGTAATACTCATTAACTTTTATTTCCTGGTTGCTGTCGTTATCCTTAGGATGGTTATTTTCTGTCTtgcttatttttttttcttttagttaCAAGTAGGTGCTATGTTAATTGTGTTGATCTTATCCAAAACAAGACATACATGCCTTTTCTGAAAGAATCTATACCAGCAAGCTATCTTTCTATGAATTGCCTCAGTGGAAGCAGCACCATGACCTTGCTTGCACCAGCCACAATAAAAATCATAATCATGATTATTTAGGTTGTTTGTTCTCAGGATAGATATTTACCACATTGTACAAGAGCATACATTTGTGTATATTTGTTGCATCATGAGTTTGATATTGCTCTTATTTATCGGTTGTAGGATGAATCAATTCAGAAGCTCAAACATGCTGGTGCCAACTTCCATGCCAGGGTTGCCAAAGGTTTGTATTCCCTTTTCACTCTAGAACTGAATTTTCTTTTAGCTCAGGCTTATGAACCTGTTGGATTTGTATGGCACTGGAGCCTAAGAGATTGTGAAACAGAAATGGGTGACTTAATTAGGTCATTCTTTCTTAAAAAGTTGCAAAGAACCCCTTAAAGGTCAATTCAAGTTCCAATATATCCTTAGTTGCATTTACTACCACACAATTCTAAACCTGTTGCAGAATCCCGGTGATGCTATGCCATGATAGCATGCTTGCACTTTGCCGTAATTTGAATTTGGATGCATAGTTGTTGCCTCCACAAACCAGACCGAGTCACAAATTCACAATTGAGGAGTCTGATTGGCCCTAGTGCATCCTTAAACTCTCAACCCTCTTCTACCTCCCACACTACCAACCTACGTAGAGCACCCAATTTACTGACATGGCATCACCTAAACACCCAGATGggtacttttcttttctttttctttgttttttaaaTGAATATATTTAGGTTTGAGTTGTGAGATGGTAAATGTAACTAATAAGCTTCAAGTGAAGTGATTTTTATGAAAGTGATGAATTATGCTTAAAGGGAATACTTGCATTGCAGATATTGATTGCTTAATTTCATATGGCGAGCTCGACAATGAGAATGCTGAAGTCAGGAAAGCAAGGTCTCCCTCCCTCCTGTTTCAATTGTAATTTTATGCCTTCCTTCTGTAGCTACATTCTTAATATAAAGCCACCTAGTTCCTCCTAGGTTGGTCTAGCTTTTGTTAGCTACCAATCGGTTTCAAGTGTCATGTACATATCCATTTGTTTGCAGGAGGCTaaagataccaattgtaagaGAGGAATACATAGGAGAATGCATTAGAAAAAATAGAAAGCTTCCAGTTGATTTGTATAAAGTAGAGAACACCTTAGAGTCCTCGAAAGGTGGTACTGTCACTGTTAAAGTTAAGGGCCGAAGTGCAGTTCATGAATCCTCCGGTTTGCAAGATACAGCTCATATTCTTGAAGATGGAAAAAGCATTTACAATACAACCTTAAACATGTCTGACTTGGCACGAGGTGTGAACAGGCAAGGACTCTTTCTCACAATATTTTCTTCTGTGATTCAGAACTTGTTTTTAGTTGGGATAGTTTAAAAGTTTCTATCATTTACTCGCATAAGTTCTCTTGGAAACAATCCCATATATAAATCCTTGTTGTACTTCCTGCTAATTTTGGTTGATTTGGGCAGCATATCTGTCAATTTTTTTTCGGATTTTGCCTGACCTTTTGTGTTTAGTGGAACAGGTATGCGTCTAAGAAGTAAATATGTATCTTGTCTATACTAATCAGGATGTAATAAATTCAAATTGTGATCTGATAGCTTTTACATAATTTACCTTCTGCCTTTTGGAACTTGGAAGCCATCCATTTTTTTTCAGCATTTGTTCTATTCTATGTGGGTCTTGAACATGGATGATAGACACTATTTTTggttatataattatttttccTGTAATTGAAGAAACTATGGAAACATAGGAGAAAAAAGATACCATAAATGTGTTTTTGAATATACTAGTGGACATAAAAGGAAAACCATGGTTAGTTTTTCTTTTGAGGATGCAGTCCTTCTCAACTCACTACTCGACTTCTTACTATCTTTGTTCTAGTCCACAATCTTTCTCAATCCATTAGTTCTACTGCTATTACAATAACAATGCTGATGAAACCTTATAGTGCTTAGAGTTGAGACACAACATGAGCCACCAATAAGAAGGGAAAAGAGATGAAACCAAACATGATTGAGTAGTTCTACTTCTAATACTTTTTCCTTCATGGATGTAGTATGCCTACAATCAGTATGCACCTGCTAAAGTTTCATTCCTGTCAATCTACTACCCAGAATTTTGAAACTTGCATACTCTGTTCTGTGTCCTGTCAGAGATTGATTGATGCTAAAAAGTGGAATACATattgaaaggaaaaaaagagaacTTAGCCTCATGTTGTAATTTTACCAATTGCTACCTTGTTATGTTTTTCCATGCTATGATGTTATTGCTCTGGGCCCTCTTTTAATACTTttcgtctttttttttgtgaagcTACTATATACTCCAGATCATTGAAGAGGATAATGGGTCTGAATGCTATGTATTTCGAAAGTGGGGAAGGGTTGGGAATGAACAAATTGGAAGCCAAAAGCTGGAGGAGATGTCAAAAGCTGACGCAATCAAGGAATTCAAAAGATTATTTCTTGAGAAGACTGGGAACCCATGGGAAGCTTGGGAACGAAAAACTAATTTCCAGAAGCAGCCTGGGAAATTTTACCCTCTTGATATTGTATGTTGTGAAAAATATCTAACATTGTTTTTActgattttttttggatttgaaCTGATTTATTAAGTACAATGCAGGATTATGGTGTTAAGcaggcacccaaacggaaagataTCAGTGAAATGAAAAGTTCTCTTGCTCCTCAGTTGCTGGAACTCATGAAGATGCTTTTCAACGTGGAAACATATAGGTGCATTCTTGCTTCTTTTCAAATATTGTGCTTGCCTACATTTTTTTGCTCCTTTTCTTGTATTAAAATAGGCCTTTTTTTCCAGAGCTGCTATGATGGAATTTGAAATTAATATGTCGGAAATGCCTCTTGggaagctaaccaaagaaaacaTTCAGAAAGGTTTGCTAATATCGTTCCTTGTGGAcctattttttttatctttcaaatttATGATGGTATGAAGATGGTTACACTTGCACTACTTGCAGGATTCGAAGCATTAACTGAGATACAAAATTTGTTGAAGAACACAGCTGATCAAGCACTGGCTGTTAGAGAAAGCTTAATTGTTGCTGCGAGCAATCGGTTTTTCACCCTTATTCCTTCTATCCATCCTCACATCATTCGGGATGAGGACGAGCTAATGATCAAAGTATGTACTCGGTACCTACTTCTGTTCCTGCAAATTGGACTTCTCATATTTCTTAATTCATGTTAACTTCTTCATATGGAGTAGATTGTTTCTCCCATAATTCCTTTTAAAATGCAGTCTAAAATGCTACAATTAGTAGTTCACTAGGCaattatgcccgtgcgttgTTACGGACAAAGTTAGTTTAAGTATCGGATACGTATTGGTGCCCGTGTGTTAATTTGTAGGTATAGATTGCTATGTGATGTATTGATCCTCTGTTACATGTAATGATAGCTATACCATTACACATGATACTGCATTATATCATATGGAAATAAAACCACACCTTTTCGTTTAGTTAACCAAAACAGTCTTCATACTGCTGCTATTTTGGAGCGGATTCTAAATGTATCTTGTATTTTGCTCAATCTTTCTCTCTG
This window contains:
- the LOC120669371 gene encoding poly [ADP-ribose] polymerase 1-like isoform X2, which translates into the protein MAAPPKAWKAEYAKSGRASCKSCRSPIAKDQLRLGKMVQATQFDGFMPMWNHAKCIFGKKNQIKSADDVEGIDALRWDDQEKIRNYVGSASAATSSTAAVPDKCTIDVAASARTSCRRCSEKITKGTVRVSAKLEGQPSKGLPWYHVNCFFELSPSASVEKFSGWDTLSDEDKRTVLDHVKKDVGHNESIKGSKRKKGESDMQSCKVPKLDGNTSKGAVQNKGKLVDPSDSNASSADLQQKLKEQSDKLWKLKDELKKHVSTAELRDMLEANEQDTSGPERHLLDRCADGMLFGALGPCPVCSNGLYYYNGQYQCSGNVSEWSKCTYSTTEPVRIKKKWQIPDGTDNDYLTTWFKSQKVKKPERVLPPMSPEKSGSKATQGARLLSPEGLDKLRFSIVGQSKEADESIQKLKHAGANFHARVAKDIDCLISYGELDNENAEVRKARRLKIPIVREEYIGECIRKNRKLPVDLYKVENTLESSKGGTVTVKVKGRSAVHESSGLQDTAHILEDGKSIYNTTLNMSDLARGVNSYYILQIIEEDNGSECYVFRKWGRVGNEQIGSQKLEEMSKADAIKEFKRLFLEKTGNPWEAWERKTNFQKQPGKFYPLDIDYGVKQAPKRKDISEMKSSLAPQLLELMKMLFNVETYRAAMMEFEINMSEMPLGKLTKENIQKGFEALTEIQNLLKNTADQALAVRESLIVAASNRFFTLIPSIHPHIIRDEDELMIKAKMLEALQDIEIASKLVGFDSDCDESLDDKYMKLRCNITPLPHDSEDYKLVERYLLNTHAPTHKDWSLELEEVFSLDRDGELNKYSRYKNNLHNKMLLWHGSRLTNFVGILSQGLRIAPPEAPVTGYMFGKGLYFADLVSKSAQYCCVDRDNPVGLMLLSEVALGDMYELKKAMSMDKPPRGKHSTKGLGKTVPLESEFVNWRDDVVVPCGKPVPSSVRSSELLYNEYIVYNTSQVKMQFLLKVRFHHKR
- the LOC120669371 gene encoding poly [ADP-ribose] polymerase 1-like isoform X1, which gives rise to MAAPPKAWKAEYAKSGRASCKSCRSPIAKDQLRLGKMVQATQFDGFMPMWNHAKCIFGKKNQIKSADDVEGIDALRWDDQEKIRNYVGSASAATSSTAAVPDKCTIDVAASARTSCRRCSEKITKGTVRVSAKLEGQPSKGLPWYHVNCFFELSPSASVEKFSGWDTLSDEDKRTVLDHVKKDVGHNESIKGSKRKKGESDMQSCKVPKLDGNTSKGAVQNKGKLVDPSDSNASSADLQQKLKEQSDKLWKLKDELKKHVSTAELRDMLEANEQDTSGPERHLLDRCADGMLFGALGPCPVCSNGLYYYNGQYQCSGNVSEWSKCTYSTTEPVRIKKKWQIPDGTDNDYLTTWFKSQKVKKPERVLPPMSPEKSGSKATQGARLLSPEGLDKLRFSIVGQSKEAVDESIQKLKHAGANFHARVAKDIDCLISYGELDNENAEVRKARRLKIPIVREEYIGECIRKNRKLPVDLYKVENTLESSKGGTVTVKVKGRSAVHESSGLQDTAHILEDGKSIYNTTLNMSDLARGVNSYYILQIIEEDNGSECYVFRKWGRVGNEQIGSQKLEEMSKADAIKEFKRLFLEKTGNPWEAWERKTNFQKQPGKFYPLDIDYGVKQAPKRKDISEMKSSLAPQLLELMKMLFNVETYRAAMMEFEINMSEMPLGKLTKENIQKGFEALTEIQNLLKNTADQALAVRESLIVAASNRFFTLIPSIHPHIIRDEDELMIKAKMLEALQDIEIASKLVGFDSDCDESLDDKYMKLRCNITPLPHDSEDYKLVERYLLNTHAPTHKDWSLELEEVFSLDRDGELNKYSRYKNNLHNKMLLWHGSRLTNFVGILSQGLRIAPPEAPVTGYMFGKGLYFADLVSKSAQYCCVDRDNPVGLMLLSEVALGDMYELKKAMSMDKPPRGKHSTKGLGKTVPLESEFVNWRDDVVVPCGKPVPSSVRSSELLYNEYIVYNTSQVKMQFLLKVRFHHKR